A part of Arthrobacter dokdonellae genomic DNA contains:
- a CDS encoding ANTAR domain-containing response regulator — protein MSEQSESTTPARRVIVAEDETLIRLDIMEILRGEGYDVVGEADNGEKAVELAKELRPDLVLMDVKMPVMDGITAAEHIVKARIAPVVLLTAFSQKELVERARDAGAMAYVVKPFTPADLIPALEIALSRHEEIKALENEVSDLQEQFATRKLVERAKSLLTTKMGLSEPEAFRWIQKTSMDRRLSMREVAETIINQVN, from the coding sequence GTGTCCGAACAATCGGAATCCACCACGCCCGCACGCCGCGTCATCGTCGCCGAGGACGAGACCCTGATCCGGCTGGACATCATGGAGATCCTGCGCGGCGAGGGCTACGACGTGGTGGGCGAGGCGGACAACGGTGAAAAGGCTGTGGAACTGGCCAAGGAGCTTAGGCCCGACCTGGTCCTCATGGACGTCAAAATGCCCGTCATGGACGGCATCACGGCGGCCGAGCACATTGTCAAGGCCCGCATTGCCCCCGTGGTCCTGCTGACCGCCTTTAGCCAGAAGGAGCTCGTCGAGCGGGCCCGCGACGCCGGCGCCATGGCCTACGTGGTCAAGCCCTTCACACCCGCCGATCTCATCCCCGCCCTGGAGATCGCCCTCTCCCGCCACGAGGAAATCAAGGCGCTCGAAAACGAGGTGTCCGACCTCCAGGAACAGTTCGCCACCCGCAAGCTCGTCGAACGCGCCAAGAGCCTGCTCACCACCAAGATGGGCCTCTCCGAACCCGAAGCCTTCCGCTGGATCCAGAAGACCTCCATGGACCGCCGCCTGAGCATGCGCGAGGTCGCCGAGACCATCATCAACCAGGTCAACTAG
- a CDS encoding DEAD/DEAH box helicase: MNSPASGSELETDPAAAYGQLHPRIQEWVWKQGWKYLRNTQAQAVAPIMAADRDVIISAATASGKTEAAWIPICSVLAAQVDSGTGLPGVKALCVSPLKALINDQYGRLESLGAAAGVPVHRRHGDVPGSARKALRDAPDGILLITPESLEALFVNQGSTVMKLLGGLQYVVIDELHSFIGSERGAQLQSLLHRVELAIRRRVPRVGLSATLSNLSIAAQFLRPEASSTVTFVGDTDDDRAELKLQLRGYLNTIHTPTLQTQDDWDDLAGGTIKAEIGNHLFETLRGKDNLVFANSRANVEIYADILQQISDSRRVPNEFLPHHGSLSKEFREDVEERLRSRVNPTTAICTSTLEMGIDIGSADSVAQIGSPGGVAALRQRLGRSGRQEGNPSVLRLYISEEGIDDRTPPVDQLRSETLETIAIVELMLARWYEPPNVDSLHLSTLVQQILSTIAQHGGAAPAQLFSALCASGPFQCVPAPMFSELLHCMGHANLLIQATDGLLLPGIAGERLINHYSFYAAFESSEEYRLVAAGRTLGSIPIDQPLLAGGLLIFAGRRWVIRNVHLDAKIIEVEPSKGGRPPTFSSKGPLIADGIRKEMRRIYETTDVPAYLDNTAQRLLLDGRAAYRRLGLDKATIVPWGDETILFPWAGDRVMNTLAVLLSVNGIDTSLDGIALNCAHTTPSILRTVLDELATSDLPDAITLAQNVAAKVQDKHDKYLSEDLLNSSYAAKNLDLPRTKETISRLTP; the protein is encoded by the coding sequence ATGAACTCACCAGCTTCAGGCTCTGAACTGGAAACCGACCCGGCCGCCGCGTACGGCCAGCTGCATCCCCGTATCCAGGAATGGGTCTGGAAACAAGGCTGGAAATACCTCAGGAACACCCAAGCACAGGCAGTCGCACCGATCATGGCGGCGGATCGCGATGTCATCATCAGTGCCGCCACGGCCTCCGGCAAGACAGAAGCCGCATGGATCCCGATCTGCTCCGTCCTTGCCGCCCAAGTCGACTCCGGCACCGGGCTCCCAGGGGTCAAGGCCTTATGCGTCAGCCCGCTGAAGGCCTTGATCAACGACCAGTACGGCAGGCTGGAATCCCTCGGTGCCGCAGCCGGTGTTCCGGTCCACCGGCGGCACGGCGATGTTCCCGGCTCCGCACGCAAAGCCCTCCGCGATGCCCCCGACGGCATACTACTCATCACGCCTGAGTCTCTCGAAGCGTTGTTCGTCAACCAGGGGAGCACAGTAATGAAGCTCCTGGGCGGGCTGCAATACGTCGTCATCGACGAGCTCCATTCCTTCATAGGCAGCGAACGAGGGGCACAGTTGCAGTCGCTGCTCCACCGTGTGGAACTTGCCATCCGTCGTAGGGTTCCCAGAGTCGGTCTTTCGGCAACTCTGAGCAACCTAAGCATCGCCGCGCAATTCCTACGCCCAGAAGCCAGCTCCACCGTCACCTTTGTTGGTGACACCGACGATGACCGTGCAGAACTGAAACTGCAGCTGCGCGGCTACCTCAACACGATCCACACCCCAACACTTCAGACGCAGGACGATTGGGACGACCTGGCGGGCGGAACTATCAAAGCTGAGATTGGCAATCACCTCTTCGAGACCCTTCGCGGTAAGGACAACCTCGTTTTTGCAAACTCAAGGGCCAATGTGGAAATATATGCCGACATCCTCCAACAAATCAGCGACAGCCGCCGCGTCCCCAATGAATTCCTCCCCCACCATGGCAGCCTCTCCAAAGAGTTCCGCGAAGATGTTGAGGAACGCCTTCGCTCAAGAGTTAATCCCACGACCGCGATCTGCACATCGACTCTTGAAATGGGCATCGATATCGGATCGGCCGACTCCGTTGCGCAGATCGGCTCGCCGGGAGGCGTCGCAGCCCTCCGCCAGAGGCTGGGCCGTTCGGGAAGACAAGAGGGAAACCCCTCCGTCCTTCGCCTGTACATCTCCGAAGAGGGGATCGACGACCGCACGCCGCCGGTCGACCAACTCAGGTCAGAGACACTCGAGACCATCGCCATCGTCGAACTGATGCTGGCTAGATGGTACGAACCACCCAACGTCGACAGTCTCCATCTGTCCACACTTGTCCAGCAGATCCTCTCCACCATCGCCCAGCACGGGGGCGCAGCGCCCGCCCAGCTTTTCAGCGCCCTGTGTGCCAGTGGCCCGTTCCAGTGCGTGCCCGCGCCCATGTTTAGCGAGCTACTTCATTGCATGGGTCATGCCAATCTTCTAATTCAGGCGACCGACGGTTTACTCCTCCCCGGCATAGCTGGCGAGAGACTCATCAACCACTATTCCTTCTATGCCGCATTTGAATCGAGCGAGGAATACAGGCTCGTCGCCGCAGGCAGGACCCTTGGCTCGATCCCCATTGACCAACCCCTCCTAGCCGGCGGGCTACTGATCTTCGCCGGACGCAGATGGGTCATCCGAAACGTGCATCTCGACGCGAAAATCATAGAAGTCGAACCCTCCAAAGGCGGCAGACCCCCCACCTTCTCCAGCAAAGGTCCACTCATCGCGGACGGGATCAGAAAAGAGATGCGCCGCATCTACGAAACAACGGACGTCCCTGCCTATCTGGACAATACGGCCCAGCGATTGCTTCTGGACGGCCGAGCGGCCTACAGAAGGTTGGGCTTAGACAAGGCGACAATCGTGCCCTGGGGCGACGAGACGATCCTGTTTCCCTGGGCAGGCGACCGGGTCATGAACACTTTGGCCGTTCTTCTCTCGGTCAATGGCATCGACACCAGTTTGGACGGAATCGCACTTAATTGTGCCCATACCACGCCGTCCATTCTCCGCACAGTCCTCGACGAGCTGGCAACAAGCGACTTGCCCGATGCCATCACTTTGGCACAAAACGTCGCGGCCAAGGTTCAAGACAAACACGATAAGTATCTCAGCGAGGATCTGCTCAACTCCTCCTACGCGGCGAAGAATCTTGATTTGCCCAGAACGAAGGAAACAATTTCCCGCCTCACACCATGA